A genomic segment from Pelobates fuscus isolate aPelFus1 chromosome 7, aPelFus1.pri, whole genome shotgun sequence encodes:
- the LOC134568940 gene encoding adenosylhomocysteinase B-like, whose translation MSDKLTYKVADISLAEWGRKSIEIAENEMPGLMKMREMYSETKPLKGARIAGCLHMTLQTAVLIETLTALGAEVQWSSCNIFSTQDHAAAAIAKTGVPVYAWKGETDEEYIWCIEQTIFFADGKPLNMILDDGGDLTNLVHTKYPELLAGIKGVSEETTTGVHNLYKMKSNGTLKVPAINVNDSVTKSKFDNLYGCRESLIDGIKRATDVMIAGKVAVVAGYGAVGKGCAQALRAFGARVIITEIDPINALQAAMEGYEVTTMDEACKEGNIFVTTTGCSDIVEGRHFEQMKDDSIVCNIGHFDVELDVKWLNDHATKKVNIKPQVDRYLLKNGRHIILLAEGRLVNLGCAMGHPSFVMSNSFTNQVMAQIELWTNNDKYPIGVYFLPKKLDEAVAAAHLDKLGVKLTKLSDKQAKYLGLDKEGPFKPEHYRY comes from the coding sequence ATGTCTGACAAACTCACCTACAAAGTTGCTGACATCAGCCTGGCAGAATGGGGCCGGAAGTCGATTGAGATTGCGGAGAATGAGATGCCCGGATTAATGAAGATGAGGGAAATGTACTCTGAGACCAAGCCTCTGAAAGGAGCAAGGATTGCTGGGTGCCTCCACATGACGCTCCAGACCGCAGTGCTTATAGAGACTCTCACGGCACTCGGAGCTGAGGTGCAGTGGTCCAGCTGTAACATCTTCTCCACACAGGATCATGCAGCGGCAGCTATTGCAAAAACTGGCGTCCCAGTGTACGCTTGGAAAGGGGAAACCGACGAGGAGTACATCTGGTGTATTGAGCAGACCATTTTCTTTGCTGATGGGAAGCCTCTCAACATGATTCTTGATGATGGGGGTGACCTTACAAACCTCGTCCATACTAAATATCCTGAATTGCTGGCAGGCATTAAAGGTGTCTCCGAAGAGACCACCACTGGCGTTCACAACCTGTACAAGATGAAGAGCAACGGTACCCTCAAGGTGCCAGCTATCAATGTGAACGACTCTGTAACAAAGAGTAAGTTTGATAACCTCTACGGTTGCCGTGAGTCTCTGATCGATGGTATTAAGAGAGCCACTGACGTTATGATCGCAGGAAAGGTGGCAGTCGTGGCTGGGTACGGGGCTGTCGGGAAGGGCTGTGCTCAGGCCTTGAGAGCCTTTGGTGCCCGTGTCATAATCACAGAGATCGACCCAATCAATGCATTGCAGGCTGCTATGGAAGGTTATGAGGTCACCACCATGGATGAAGCTTGCAAAGAAGGCAATATTTTTGTTACCACAACCGGATGCTCCGATATTGTAGAAGGAAGGCATTTTGAACAAATGAAAGATGATTCCATTGTGTGCAATATCGGGCACTTCGATGTCGAGCTTGATGTAAAGTGGTTGAATGATCACGCAACGAAGAAAGTGAACATTAAGCCACAGGTGGATCGTTACCTTTTGAAGAATGGAAGACACATCATCCTACTGGCAGAAGGGCGTCTGGTTAACTTGGGGTGTGCTATGGGTCACCCCAGCTTCGTCATGAGTAACTCATTCACCAACCAGGTCATGGCTCAGATTGAACTCTGGACCAACAATGATAAATATCCTATTGGTGTCTATTTCCTGCCTAAGAAGCTTGATGAGGCTGTGGCTGCTGCCCACCTGGACAAACTTGGTGTGAAGCTCACCAAACTTTCTGACAAGCAGGCCAAATACCTTGGTCTTGATAAAGAAGGTCCATTCAAGCCTGAGCATTACAGATACTAA